In Marinomonas posidonica IVIA-Po-181, a single window of DNA contains:
- the ttdB gene encoding L(+)-tartrate dehydratase subunit beta produces the protein MKKILTTPISDEALADLNVGDIVYLTGHLVTCRDVAHRRLIELKQKLPVDIKNGAIFHAGPIVREKEDGSYEMVSIGPTTSMRMEKFERQFIEETGVKLIIGKGGMGEETAQGCLENKAVHAVFPGGCAVVAATKVEEIEQAEWKDLGMPETLWVSRVREFGPLIISIDTKGRNIFEENKKTFNERKGNILKKIHEQVKFIK, from the coding sequence ATGAAAAAAATCTTAACTACCCCAATTTCTGACGAAGCCTTAGCGGACCTCAACGTCGGCGACATTGTTTACCTTACAGGTCATCTTGTTACCTGTCGTGATGTTGCACACCGCCGCCTGATTGAGCTGAAACAAAAGCTACCAGTAGACATCAAAAATGGTGCTATTTTCCACGCAGGCCCAATCGTTCGCGAGAAAGAAGACGGATCCTATGAAATGGTATCCATTGGCCCAACAACCAGTATGCGTATGGAAAAATTTGAACGTCAGTTTATCGAGGAAACTGGGGTAAAATTGATTATAGGCAAAGGCGGCATGGGTGAAGAAACCGCTCAAGGTTGCTTAGAGAATAAAGCCGTTCATGCGGTCTTTCCCGGCGGCTGTGCCGTTGTGGCGGCGACTAAAGTAGAAGAAATTGAACAAGCTGAATGGAAAGATCTGGGAATGCCTGAAACCTTATGGGTAAGTCGTGTCAGAGAGTTTGGTCCTCTAATCATTTCCATCGACACAAAAGGTCGTAATATCTTTGAAGAAAACAAAAAAACCTTTAATGAACGTAAAGGAAATATTTTGAAGAAGATTCATGAGCAAGTGAAGTTCATAAAATAA
- a CDS encoding HupE/UreJ family protein, protein MRQNALKIVLAVIATLPALALAHPGHEHTNSFLTGFLHPLGGLDHLLAMVAVGIWATTLGGRAIWAVPAAFVATMLVGGGLAVAGIQVPFIEQGIVLSVLFMGALLLASAKFSLLSCTLIAGFFALFHGAAHGLEMPLNANGAVYAAGFAVATILLHAVGIAFGTVVASIQAPIINRITGSVIAIAGMVLAFA, encoded by the coding sequence ATGCGTCAAAACGCGCTTAAGATCGTATTGGCAGTAATCGCCACATTACCGGCTCTTGCCCTTGCTCACCCAGGACATGAACACACTAATAGCTTTCTAACGGGTTTTCTTCATCCTCTTGGTGGATTAGATCACTTATTAGCCATGGTCGCCGTCGGCATTTGGGCAACCACTTTAGGTGGTCGTGCTATTTGGGCCGTTCCAGCAGCATTCGTCGCCACCATGCTAGTGGGCGGTGGCCTTGCGGTGGCTGGTATTCAGGTGCCTTTTATTGAGCAAGGCATTGTGTTATCCGTACTCTTCATGGGTGCTCTACTACTCGCCAGTGCCAAATTCTCATTGCTAAGTTGTACTTTAATTGCCGGTTTCTTTGCACTATTTCATGGTGCCGCGCATGGTTTAGAAATGCCTCTTAATGCTAACGGCGCAGTTTACGCAGCAGGTTTTGCCGTTGCGACAATTCTACTACACGCTGTTGGCATCGCCTTTGGTACCGTTGTGGCAAGCATTCAGGCACCGATTATTAATCGCATTACAGGCAGCGTGATTGCCATTGCTGGGATGGTTCTAGCGTTTGCTTAA
- a CDS encoding bifunctional diguanylate cyclase/phosphodiesterase, translated as MKQARLKQPLALGIVSIAFCFIVLLGGYWTQSASHSIVHQKSSILNGLSRSQASALERRLASAFTSAKIMSYEVELHNGHSPWFDSYANRLIESIGGIENIQLAPNGIIQKIYPLAGNEKAIGLDIINSTKYHEATQQAIITKKMIAIGPVSLIQGGVAVISRAPIYLNRGQDNESFWGFASSLVYLDHLIAATQLKELEQDGYQYELWRPHNDKEERITLSSSSAPLSDLKSSSKLILPVGTWTLTISQNIANELEANRFKGYSISFIIGILLSIALYALLIQPLKLSKLVKEKTAALQDLAYRDPLTSLPNRRHLHDNLPNTLYKNQLRSRISAFIYFDLDNFKRINDTVGHDIGDQVLVIIADRLNALKGLSDQVVRLGGDEFGILLGNIKSTEEAESFATKILKSVQIPITFNQREFTLSTSLGIAMIPEHGYDLVTIMQNADMALYHAKQLGKNQFSMYTESMKVNTHNSIKAEDDLSQALKNQEFVLYYQPQFDLHTNHIIGAEALIRWNHPEKGLIYPNEFIPVAEKTGQIVELGHWVIETGIAYLAERKEAGLSDILLHINLASKQLADPYFVCHVEKLLIQYQVPARQLGFEITETDILEDIELAKSLLKSLKKMGVCIAIDDFGTGYSSLAQLKNLPVDLLKIDRNFIKDITEDENDRNIVEAIIAMAHKLNIKVLTEGIETRQQWQMLADFQCNFGQGFYVSRAVAAEAFNKTLPTIHHNEEN; from the coding sequence TTGAAACAAGCTCGACTCAAGCAACCCCTAGCCTTAGGGATTGTATCCATTGCATTTTGCTTCATCGTTTTGCTGGGGGGCTACTGGACTCAGTCTGCTAGTCACTCAATCGTTCATCAAAAATCCTCTATCCTCAATGGCTTATCTCGTTCACAAGCTTCAGCTTTAGAGCGTCGCCTTGCATCTGCTTTTACTTCCGCCAAAATCATGTCTTATGAAGTTGAGCTACACAATGGTCATTCACCATGGTTTGATAGCTATGCCAATCGACTCATCGAATCCATTGGCGGCATTGAAAACATCCAATTGGCACCAAATGGCATCATTCAAAAAATTTACCCTCTAGCCGGCAATGAAAAAGCCATCGGCTTAGACATTATCAACTCAACCAAATACCATGAAGCCACTCAGCAAGCCATTATCACTAAAAAGATGATCGCAATTGGCCCAGTATCACTCATACAAGGCGGTGTTGCCGTTATCAGCCGGGCGCCAATCTATTTAAATCGAGGTCAAGACAACGAGTCTTTTTGGGGCTTCGCGTCTTCACTTGTGTATTTAGACCATTTAATCGCCGCCACTCAATTAAAAGAGCTAGAACAAGACGGCTATCAGTATGAATTATGGCGTCCCCATAATGACAAAGAAGAACGCATTACGCTTTCTTCTTCCTCTGCCCCACTAAGCGATTTGAAATCTTCTAGCAAACTCATATTACCCGTCGGAACCTGGACTCTGACCATCAGTCAAAACATTGCCAATGAATTAGAAGCCAACCGCTTTAAAGGCTACTCCATTAGTTTCATTATCGGTATATTGCTGTCAATTGCTCTGTATGCGTTATTGATACAACCTTTGAAATTGAGCAAACTGGTAAAAGAAAAAACCGCAGCCCTGCAAGACCTAGCTTATCGAGACCCGTTAACCAGTCTACCCAACCGCCGTCATTTGCATGATAATTTACCCAACACCCTATATAAAAACCAATTACGAAGTCGTATTTCTGCTTTTATCTACTTCGATCTAGACAATTTCAAACGCATTAATGATACCGTTGGTCACGACATTGGGGATCAGGTGCTCGTCATTATTGCTGACCGCCTCAATGCCCTTAAAGGTCTATCAGATCAAGTGGTACGTTTGGGTGGCGATGAGTTTGGCATCCTATTAGGCAATATTAAAAGTACTGAAGAAGCCGAATCCTTCGCGACAAAGATTCTGAAAAGCGTACAAATTCCGATTACATTTAATCAACGAGAGTTCACCCTCAGCACAAGCCTAGGGATCGCCATGATTCCAGAACATGGTTATGACTTAGTCACCATAATGCAAAATGCCGACATGGCACTGTATCACGCAAAACAATTGGGCAAAAACCAGTTTTCCATGTACACAGAAAGCATGAAGGTCAACACTCATAACAGCATTAAGGCCGAAGATGACCTTTCTCAAGCACTGAAAAATCAAGAGTTCGTATTGTATTACCAGCCCCAATTTGATTTACATACTAATCATATCATTGGGGCCGAAGCACTGATTCGCTGGAATCACCCTGAAAAAGGTCTTATTTATCCAAATGAATTTATTCCAGTCGCGGAAAAGACCGGACAAATTGTCGAACTCGGCCATTGGGTCATTGAAACTGGCATCGCCTATTTAGCCGAACGTAAAGAAGCGGGATTATCTGACATATTATTGCACATCAATCTAGCGTCTAAACAATTGGCTGACCCATATTTTGTCTGTCATGTTGAAAAACTCTTAATTCAGTATCAAGTTCCTGCTCGACAACTCGGCTTCGAGATTACTGAAACAGACATTCTTGAAGACATAGAATTGGCGAAAAGTCTGCTTAAGAGCCTCAAAAAAATGGGCGTTTGTATCGCGATTGATGATTTCGGCACAGGCTACTCTTCTCTTGCTCAGCTGAAAAACCTGCCAGTAGATTTATTGAAAATTGACCGCAATTTTATCAAAGACATTACCGAAGATGAAAATGACCGAAACATTGTCGAAGCGATTATTGCCATGGCACACAAGCTCAATATCAAGGTTTTGACCGAAGGTATTGAAACCAGACAACAGTGGCAGATGCTTGCGGACTTCCAATGCAATTTTGGTCAGGGCTTCTATGTAAGTCGCGCGGTTGCGGCAGAAGCCTTCAATAAAACGCTTCCTACCATTCATCATAACGAAGAAAATTAA
- a CDS encoding aspartate kinase: MGQHTVEKIGGTSMSDYCSVRDNIIFKPAQAGHFYNRIFVVSAYGGMTDKLLEHKKTGDAGVYALFAQERKQNHWFPALQEVREAMIAINHELFEVGDLRDKADAFLGSRLQEAQECLEDLHRLCQHGHFSISEHLSTVREMLASIGEAHSAWNTAELLQRDGVNAVFVDLTGWNSPVHMSLDERILDAFKDIDLSTELPITTGYAHSETGLMSTFDRGYSEMTFSRIAVLTKAHEAVIHKEFHLSSADPRLVGEANAVPIGRTNYDVADQLANLGMEAIHPKAAKGLRQSGISLRVKNTFEPEHTGTLITGDYVSDAPCVEIIAGCRGVFAVELFDQDMAGDIDEFDGAILKVLNQFNAHIIAKDINANTITHYLAINLKTLKRVMKVLSDRFADAEITQRKVAIVSAIGSDMKTTGMLAKAVKAIAEQEVNVLAMHQSMRQVDMQFVIDEEDYEKAICSLHKDLVEVHNHGRAICLAS; the protein is encoded by the coding sequence ATGGGACAACATACAGTTGAGAAAATCGGCGGTACGTCCATGAGTGACTACTGTTCGGTTAGAGATAATATTATTTTTAAACCGGCACAAGCGGGCCATTTTTACAATCGTATATTTGTGGTATCTGCTTACGGTGGCATGACAGATAAGCTGTTGGAACACAAAAAAACAGGTGATGCTGGCGTCTATGCTTTGTTCGCACAAGAACGCAAACAAAATCATTGGTTTCCAGCCTTACAGGAAGTCCGTGAAGCCATGATAGCGATCAACCATGAATTGTTTGAAGTGGGGGATTTGCGAGATAAAGCCGATGCTTTTCTTGGTAGTCGTTTGCAAGAAGCGCAAGAATGCTTAGAAGACCTACATCGATTGTGTCAGCATGGTCATTTTTCCATTAGCGAGCATTTATCGACTGTTCGTGAAATGTTGGCCAGTATTGGTGAAGCGCACAGTGCATGGAACACAGCAGAGTTATTGCAACGTGATGGTGTAAACGCTGTATTTGTTGATTTAACAGGCTGGAACAGTCCAGTTCATATGTCTTTAGATGAGCGTATTTTAGATGCCTTTAAAGACATAGATTTGAGCACAGAGCTGCCAATTACAACCGGCTATGCACACAGCGAAACGGGTTTGATGTCGACCTTTGATCGTGGTTACAGTGAAATGACGTTCAGTCGCATTGCGGTTTTGACAAAAGCCCATGAAGCGGTGATTCATAAAGAATTCCACTTGAGCAGTGCTGATCCGCGTTTGGTTGGTGAAGCCAATGCCGTGCCAATTGGTCGAACGAACTATGATGTGGCGGATCAACTGGCAAATTTGGGGATGGAAGCCATTCATCCAAAAGCCGCGAAAGGTTTGCGTCAAAGTGGCATTTCACTTCGAGTGAAAAATACTTTTGAGCCAGAACATACTGGAACATTAATAACCGGTGACTATGTCAGTGATGCACCTTGTGTTGAGATCATTGCAGGCTGTCGAGGTGTGTTTGCCGTAGAGTTATTCGATCAAGATATGGCGGGTGACATTGATGAATTTGATGGTGCTATTTTAAAAGTATTGAATCAATTTAATGCTCACATTATTGCCAAAGACATCAATGCTAATACCATTACACATTACTTAGCGATTAACCTGAAAACATTAAAACGTGTTATGAAGGTATTAAGTGATCGTTTTGCTGATGCTGAAATCACTCAGCGTAAAGTGGCCATTGTATCGGCGATTGGCAGTGATATGAAAACCACTGGTATGCTAGCGAAAGCGGTAAAAGCCATTGCAGAGCAAGAAGTAAATGTCTTAGCAATGCACCAATCCATGCGTCAGGTTGACATGCAGTTTGTGATTGATGAAGAAGATTATGAAAAGGCGATCTGTAGCCTTCATAAAGATTTGGTCGAAGTGCATAACCATGGTCGAGCAATTTGCTTAGCGTCTTAA
- a CDS encoding ectoine synthase: protein MFSRDLVECEKTERRVVSPDGNWESTRLILKEDNMGFSFHITTIYEGKDFDMHYQNHLESVYCISGDGEVESRETGQKHAIKPGVVYVLDKHDPHTLRAFKELKLACVFNPPITGKEVHNSEGAYELID from the coding sequence ATGTTTTCACGTGATTTAGTGGAATGTGAAAAAACCGAACGTCGTGTTGTGTCACCTGATGGCAACTGGGAAAGCACGCGACTGATATTGAAAGAAGACAATATGGGTTTTTCTTTCCATATTACCACCATCTATGAGGGCAAAGATTTTGATATGCATTATCAAAATCACCTAGAGTCTGTGTATTGTATATCCGGTGATGGTGAAGTGGAAAGCCGTGAAACGGGACAGAAACACGCCATCAAACCTGGAGTTGTGTATGTGTTGGATAAGCATGATCCGCATACTTTACGGGCTTTTAAAGAATTGAAGCTGGCCTGTGTGTTTAATCCACCCATCACAGGCAAAGAAGTGCATAATTCTGAAGGTGCTTACGAGCTAATTGATTAG
- the ectB gene encoding diaminobutyrate--2-oxoglutarate transaminase: MKIFAEIESEVQSYARSFPRVFHRALGAHLFDQEGNKYLDFLAGAGTLNYGHNNPIFKKKLVEYILEDGITHGLDMHTKAKGEFLQSFKKHILEPRGLEYVMQFTGPTGTNAVEAALKLARNVTGRENIVSFTNGFHGCSLGALSVTGNSHHRGAAGTNLGAGVSTVPFDGYLGDGIETTEYLDKVFSDSSSGVDIPAAVIVETVQGEGGINAASFNWLQNLEAVCKKHDVLLIIDDIQAGCGRTGTFFSFEDADIQPDIVTMSKSLSGYGLPFAVVLMRPELDEWKPGEHNGTFRGNNLAFVTAKEAIETYWQNDEFEKEIKRKGEYIHQRTQAIVSEFGEGNFTLHGRGMMRGINCVSGELANKITKKCFQHGLMIETSGADDQVVKFLCPLTICDQDLKEGIDILEKSIREICAKEDDMPEAKSYFDENYDIAV; the protein is encoded by the coding sequence ATGAAAATATTTGCTGAGATTGAATCCGAAGTTCAGTCCTATGCTCGTTCATTTCCACGTGTTTTTCATCGCGCACTAGGGGCTCACCTATTTGATCAAGAAGGTAATAAGTATCTGGACTTTTTGGCGGGAGCTGGCACCTTGAATTATGGCCACAACAATCCAATTTTTAAGAAAAAATTAGTTGAGTACATTCTAGAAGATGGCATCACTCACGGCCTTGATATGCACACCAAGGCGAAAGGTGAGTTTTTGCAAAGTTTTAAAAAGCACATTTTAGAGCCTCGTGGTCTAGAGTATGTTATGCAGTTTACAGGTCCAACAGGTACTAATGCCGTTGAAGCCGCATTGAAGCTGGCTCGTAATGTAACGGGGCGCGAAAACATAGTGAGTTTTACGAACGGTTTCCATGGTTGCAGTTTGGGAGCGTTATCTGTTACCGGTAATTCCCATCACCGTGGTGCTGCTGGGACTAACCTTGGCGCTGGAGTGTCAACGGTTCCTTTTGATGGTTACTTGGGAGACGGTATCGAAACGACGGAATATTTAGACAAGGTTTTTTCAGATTCCAGTAGTGGTGTGGACATTCCGGCTGCGGTGATAGTGGAAACCGTTCAGGGTGAGGGAGGCATTAATGCCGCAAGCTTTAATTGGTTACAAAACCTAGAAGCTGTTTGTAAAAAACACGATGTGTTATTGATTATTGATGATATTCAAGCCGGTTGTGGTCGTACTGGTACTTTCTTTAGCTTCGAAGATGCTGATATTCAGCCTGATATTGTGACCATGTCAAAATCTTTAAGTGGTTATGGCTTACCTTTTGCTGTGGTGTTGATGCGCCCAGAATTGGATGAATGGAAACCTGGTGAACATAACGGTACTTTCCGTGGTAATAATTTGGCCTTTGTGACAGCAAAAGAAGCCATCGAAACCTATTGGCAAAACGATGAGTTTGAAAAAGAAATTAAACGTAAAGGTGAATATATCCATCAACGTACACAGGCCATTGTGAGTGAGTTTGGAGAAGGTAATTTCACCTTACATGGTCGCGGCATGATGCGTGGTATTAATTGTGTGAGTGGTGAGCTAGCCAATAAAATCACAAAGAAATGTTTCCAGCATGGTTTGATGATTGAAACCTCGGGTGCGGACGATCAGGTGGTTAAATTCTTATGTCCATTGACCATCTGCGATCAAGACTTAAAAGAAGGCATTGATATCCTAGAAAAGTCGATTCGCGAGATTTGTGCGAAGGAAGACGATATGCCAGAAGCCAAAAGTTACTTTGATGAGAATTACGACATTGCGGTGTAA
- the ectA gene encoding diaminobutyrate acetyltransferase, with translation MSVSNIVLKKPVPEDGANVYGLVKKCPPLDANSVYCNLLQTSHFADTCVAAKRNDTQELVGFVSGYVLPNDPSTLFIWQVAVSESARGEGLAKKMVVNLLTRQSCVEVKFIHTTITKSNQASWALFRGLSKQLETDFKESIQFDQELHFNGQHDTEFLAEIGPIRR, from the coding sequence ATGTCAGTCAGTAATATTGTTCTCAAAAAGCCTGTGCCAGAAGATGGTGCAAATGTGTATGGGTTGGTCAAAAAATGCCCGCCTTTGGATGCTAATTCAGTTTATTGCAACCTTCTGCAAACGTCGCACTTTGCAGATACCTGTGTGGCGGCGAAACGCAATGATACTCAAGAGTTGGTTGGCTTTGTGTCTGGGTATGTCTTACCAAATGATCCTAGTACGTTATTTATATGGCAGGTCGCTGTCAGTGAATCAGCTCGTGGAGAAGGCTTGGCGAAAAAGATGGTTGTGAACCTACTAACACGGCAGTCGTGTGTCGAGGTCAAATTTATACACACGACCATTACTAAATCGAATCAAGCATCTTGGGCGTTATTCAGAGGCTTATCTAAACAGCTGGAGACTGACTTTAAAGAGTCTATTCAGTTTGATCAAGAGTTGCATTTTAACGGTCAACACGACACTGAGTTTTTGGCTGAGATCGGTCCGATCCGTCGCTAA
- a CDS encoding sodium-dependent transporter, producing the protein MNNKTSIQGSWASRWIFILAATGSAVGLGNIWKFPYITGENGGGAFVLVYLACILLVGIPIMMAEVFIGRRARKNPINALKDVAEESEGSKSWSIIGLMGMLAGVLIFSFYSVVGGWVLHYIKIMLTGEMLGVTSDQAGAAFGGLLEDPSTLLFWHTLFSIMTVAVVAAGVNKGIETVTRVMMPALFVLLLILLGYAMTTGSFGEGWDFMFKVDFSALTWNSALIALGHSFFTLSLGMGTIMAYGSYMTKQASIGKTVLTIGALDTLVALVAGLAIFPIIFANNMDPGAGPGLMFISLPVAFGQMPFGQLFGTLFFVLVGVAAWTSAISLLEPTVAFLVEKFKIKRITASIALGIVVWALGIACLGSFSFLSDVTFFGKNTFDFLDYITANIMLPLGGILISLFAGWVVKDKFAQDELQLSNGMFKLWNLSMKFTAPIAVAIVLYFLINPLS; encoded by the coding sequence ATGAATAATAAAACATCAATCCAAGGCTCTTGGGCTAGCCGATGGATTTTCATTCTAGCGGCAACAGGCTCAGCTGTAGGTCTGGGTAACATCTGGAAATTTCCTTACATAACAGGTGAAAACGGTGGCGGTGCATTCGTACTGGTTTACCTAGCTTGTATTCTATTAGTCGGCATTCCAATCATGATGGCAGAAGTCTTTATTGGACGCCGAGCTCGTAAGAACCCAATTAATGCATTAAAAGATGTCGCGGAAGAGTCAGAAGGCTCAAAATCGTGGAGCATCATCGGCCTAATGGGGATGCTAGCTGGCGTCTTGATCTTCTCTTTCTACTCTGTCGTTGGTGGCTGGGTACTGCATTACATCAAAATCATGCTAACGGGGGAGATGCTTGGGGTAACTTCTGACCAAGCGGGCGCCGCATTTGGCGGTTTGCTTGAAGATCCAAGCACTTTATTATTTTGGCACACTCTATTTAGCATTATGACGGTGGCCGTGGTGGCTGCAGGTGTCAACAAAGGCATTGAAACCGTAACGCGCGTTATGATGCCAGCCTTATTTGTTCTATTGTTGATCCTACTAGGTTACGCAATGACAACTGGTAGCTTCGGTGAAGGCTGGGACTTCATGTTCAAAGTCGATTTCAGTGCCTTGACTTGGAATTCTGCTCTGATTGCCCTAGGTCATTCATTCTTCACCCTATCATTGGGCATGGGAACCATCATGGCATACGGTTCTTATATGACGAAGCAAGCGTCAATCGGTAAAACTGTCTTGACCATAGGTGCTTTGGATACCTTGGTCGCACTAGTCGCTGGTCTAGCCATTTTCCCAATCATTTTTGCGAATAACATGGATCCAGGTGCAGGCCCAGGTTTGATGTTCATTTCTCTGCCTGTTGCATTCGGTCAAATGCCATTTGGCCAACTGTTCGGTACTCTATTCTTCGTACTCGTTGGCGTGGCGGCTTGGACATCTGCAATTTCACTACTTGAACCTACCGTAGCTTTCTTGGTAGAGAAATTCAAAATAAAACGCATTACCGCTTCAATCGCACTTGGCATTGTTGTGTGGGCTCTTGGTATTGCTTGTCTAGGTTCTTTCAGCTTCCTGTCAGATGTTACCTTCTTCGGTAAAAACACCTTTGACTTCCTAGACTATATTACCGCTAATATTATGCTGCCATTAGGTGGTATCTTGATTTCATTGTTTGCTGGCTGGGTTGTTAAAGACAAGTTTGCACAAGATGAATTACAACTTTCGAACGGCATGTTCAAACTTTGGAACCTCTCTATGAAGTTCACAGCACCGATTGCTGTTGCCATCGTTCTGTACTTCTTGATCAATCCTCTAAGCTAA
- a CDS encoding DUF2061 domain-containing protein, translating into MIKTMTFAVMHFSIAFTVAYLITGSFLVGGLVAIVEPAINTVAFYFHEKIWIKMSKSNATMEIKQSIQNAGESYALRSI; encoded by the coding sequence ATGATTAAAACAATGACTTTTGCTGTGATGCACTTTTCCATTGCGTTCACTGTGGCGTATTTAATAACGGGGAGTTTTTTGGTGGGAGGTTTAGTCGCCATTGTGGAACCTGCGATCAACACGGTGGCTTTTTACTTCCATGAAAAAATTTGGATTAAAATGTCAAAATCGAATGCCACAATGGAGATTAAACAATCCATCCAAAATGCTGGTGAAAGCTATGCGTTACGTTCTATTTAG
- a CDS encoding MerR family transcriptional regulator, producing MNKVEQGFSEKTHQDNELGDLSTPNLFPIRELSLKTGVNSVTLRAWERRYGLLKPKRTGKGHRLYDQADVVRVDAIMKWIQQGVAVSKVRALLDQSNEQEGMVADTQSNNEWLQWREDLVDAAKRYQETKIEQLYQQIFSQYPAEIAIRDWLMPSLEMLPKGAQLAFAESVLLACLSNRISSWKVQQKAADKEVLITGLSCQRLLSAHMAAAMFLDKGIRCQLIMTPQHYEDWHALVRHLNLNAVLVFCENELASRVDNVLDNMTAWQTTTVAVGASFWLAANELSKTKVGQVSVMSDSMEGIQACIYELSK from the coding sequence ATGAATAAAGTAGAGCAAGGCTTTTCTGAAAAAACGCATCAAGACAACGAATTAGGGGATTTATCTACACCTAACTTGTTCCCTATTCGAGAACTGTCTCTGAAAACAGGCGTGAATTCCGTTACGTTAAGAGCTTGGGAAAGACGTTACGGTTTGCTAAAACCAAAGCGAACAGGAAAAGGTCATCGACTCTATGATCAGGCGGATGTAGTTCGAGTTGACGCTATTATGAAATGGATTCAACAAGGTGTCGCGGTGAGTAAAGTGCGTGCACTGCTTGATCAAAGTAATGAACAAGAGGGAATGGTTGCTGATACCCAATCGAATAATGAATGGCTGCAATGGCGTGAGGATTTAGTGGATGCTGCAAAGCGATATCAAGAAACTAAAATAGAGCAACTTTATCAGCAAATTTTTTCTCAATACCCAGCTGAAATTGCTATACGTGACTGGTTAATGCCTAGCTTAGAGATGCTTCCCAAGGGAGCGCAATTGGCTTTTGCAGAGTCTGTTTTGTTAGCTTGTTTGAGTAATCGAATAAGCAGTTGGAAGGTGCAACAGAAAGCAGCAGACAAAGAGGTGTTGATTACAGGCTTGTCTTGTCAACGTTTGTTGTCAGCACATATGGCTGCGGCTATGTTTTTAGATAAAGGTATTCGTTGTCAGTTGATTATGACGCCGCAACATTATGAAGATTGGCACGCATTGGTTCGTCATTTAAATCTTAATGCGGTGTTGGTGTTTTGTGAAAACGAGTTGGCCAGTCGAGTGGACAATGTATTGGATAATATGACCGCTTGGCAAACCACTACTGTGGCCGTCGGGGCGAGTTTTTGGCTGGCGGCGAATGAGTTGTCAAAAACTAAAGTGGGGCAAGTCAGCGTGATGTCGGACAGCATGGAAGGCATACAAGCTTGTATCTATGAGCTAAGTAAATAG
- a CDS encoding NAD(P)/FAD-dependent oxidoreductase gives MKTSTTIQQDIPTFDVAIIGAGLAGSLCAKQLSSAGFSVCVIDKSRGSGGRAGSKKLSDTSSCELGTPYIFASHPETKSLFKSLAKQGIAAQWKQISSKKALGFVGTPKMSSITRHWLDQIPFMTSTKVQQMDHLTNKEGQSFWLLRNDQYQVCAKAGKVIIATPAHQAAMLLATHADLAVLLLRANQACKQYQSQWAMWLETQPSDLNAIIELKDSPIQRMIKDNYKPGREGLEVDRWVIQTSPEWTAQHLEQDKQWIAQTLQQAFAEHTEQRVRQHGEPHRWLFSRYAENRGNKTYAWAPEHQVGLAADWLCQGDAEGALISALTLTDWIINNPASL, from the coding sequence ATGAAGACATCAACCACAATACAACAAGACATTCCGACATTTGATGTTGCCATTATTGGTGCTGGACTGGCTGGTAGTTTGTGTGCGAAACAGCTGTCCTCTGCAGGGTTCTCAGTTTGTGTGATTGATAAAAGTCGTGGCTCTGGTGGTCGCGCGGGCAGCAAAAAACTTAGTGACACTAGCAGCTGTGAATTAGGCACACCGTACATTTTTGCTAGTCACCCAGAAACAAAATCTCTGTTTAAAAGTTTAGCTAAGCAAGGCATTGCTGCACAGTGGAAACAAATTAGCAGCAAAAAAGCTCTTGGCTTTGTGGGCACGCCAAAAATGAGCAGCATTACTCGTCACTGGCTTGATCAAATACCATTCATGACCTCAACAAAAGTACAGCAGATGGACCATCTCACAAATAAAGAAGGTCAATCATTTTGGCTACTGCGAAATGATCAATATCAAGTATGCGCAAAAGCTGGCAAGGTCATCATTGCAACGCCAGCTCATCAAGCTGCCATGTTACTGGCAACACACGCTGATCTAGCGGTTTTATTGCTGAGAGCCAATCAAGCCTGCAAACAATATCAATCACAATGGGCGATGTGGCTAGAAACTCAACCAAGCGACTTAAATGCCATCATTGAGCTTAAAGATTCGCCTATTCAGCGCATGATAAAAGACAACTACAAACCGGGTAGAGAAGGTTTAGAAGTGGACCGCTGGGTCATACAAACCTCACCAGAATGGACTGCTCAACATCTCGAACAAGACAAACAATGGATAGCACAAACCCTACAACAGGCGTTTGCTGAACACACAGAACAAAGAGTACGACAACATGGGGAACCTCACCGCTGGCTTTTTAGCCGTTACGCCGAGAACCGTGGTAATAAAACCTACGCTTGGGCTCCTGAACATCAAGTGGGTCTAGCAGCAGATTGGTTATGTCAAGGAGACGCAGAAGGTGCTCTTATCAGTGCATTGACGCTAACGGACTGGATCATAAATAACCCAGCAAGCCTATAA